A region of Selenomonadales bacterium 4137-cl DNA encodes the following proteins:
- a CDS encoding IS110 family transposase, with protein sequence MLICGVDIGKNHHEASIIDQDGRLLAKSLRFANSTPGAQSLLSYIESHNRNREVVVIGMEATGHYWLSLYCFLFDAGFQVNVINPIQSDAVRNLFLRKTKNDAKDSFLIAETIRIGRFSNTSLADEDMLSLRQLCRHRTDLVDYIADQKRKIVGVMDRVFPEYQSFFSDMFGKTSTELLSQVVTPEELLALPTNELCRILRENSRGRFGAAKADELRAAAKTSFGITIGTAAFTMQLRQLLEMIELLERQLLELEAEIKQYLVKLDTPITSCPGVGNVLGAVILSEIGSISRFSEPKKLVAFVGIDPSVHQSGEFTGTQNRMSKRGSPHLRRAIWLAANIASQHDPVLSVFYQKKRSEGKHHFTALGAVARKLTFIIYAVLRDNKPYVPNC encoded by the coding sequence ATGCTTATCTGCGGAGTCGACATCGGAAAAAATCATCATGAAGCCTCTATCATCGACCAGGATGGCCGCTTGCTCGCTAAATCGCTACGTTTTGCCAACTCGACGCCCGGCGCGCAGTCCTTGCTTTCTTACATAGAAAGTCATAACAGGAACCGGGAAGTCGTTGTCATCGGCATGGAAGCCACGGGTCACTACTGGTTATCGCTCTATTGCTTCCTGTTCGATGCCGGATTTCAGGTTAACGTCATCAACCCAATCCAATCTGACGCCGTGCGGAATTTGTTTCTCCGCAAGACAAAGAATGACGCAAAAGACAGTTTCTTGATTGCCGAAACCATACGAATTGGACGGTTCAGTAATACCAGCCTTGCTGACGAGGATATGCTTTCCCTGCGCCAGCTTTGTCGCCATCGCACAGATTTGGTGGATTACATCGCCGACCAAAAACGAAAAATTGTCGGGGTCATGGATCGGGTATTCCCAGAGTATCAGAGCTTCTTTTCGGACATGTTCGGCAAAACCTCCACGGAGTTGTTGTCTCAGGTCGTTACACCGGAAGAGCTTCTCGCGCTCCCCACCAACGAGCTGTGCCGCATTCTTCGTGAAAACAGCCGGGGGCGCTTTGGAGCGGCGAAAGCGGATGAGCTCCGTGCAGCCGCTAAGACGTCATTCGGGATTACCATCGGAACGGCGGCATTTACCATGCAGCTCCGCCAGCTGTTGGAGATGATTGAACTGCTGGAACGCCAGCTTCTTGAGTTGGAGGCCGAGATAAAGCAATATCTTGTCAAACTCGACACACCCATCACCTCATGCCCAGGCGTCGGTAATGTCCTTGGCGCGGTCATCCTCTCGGAAATCGGGAGCATTTCACGTTTTTCGGAGCCGAAAAAGCTTGTCGCATTCGTCGGCATTGATCCTTCAGTCCACCAATCCGGTGAATTCACCGGGACACAGAACCGTATGTCCAAACGCGGTTCCCCTCACCTTCGCCGAGCCATCTGGCTTGCCGCAAACATCGCCTCACAGCACGACCCGGTTCTATCCGTGTTCTATCAAAAGAAACGCTCTGAAGGTAAACACCACTTTACAGCTCTTGGCGCTGTCGCGCGTAAACTGACGTTCATCATCTACGCTGTCCTGCGCGACAACAAGCCTTACGTTCCTAACTGCTGA